The following coding sequences lie in one Chloroflexaceae bacterium genomic window:
- a CDS encoding alpha/beta fold hydrolase, with amino-acid sequence MHSQFITIDGYRLHLLEAGHGPAVLLLHGFAGSSEEWRPTGRLLARAGYRAIAVDGLGFGRSDKPADAPYSLELSARLYARLIERLGMGAAHIVAHSMGGKYAIATALLHPSAVRSLTLVDSDGFSEPSPLTRAGGWPLVGPALLWLSARPAVVRAMLSAAFYAPERHLTAEILERGRAALIGADNRRALTALSRRYDATDLGRTGLRDRLGELRAPTLLVWGEADQVFPLETSQRALAIPGARLVVFPRCGHFPQIEAARAFHGLLLGFLAGVERATLVAAAAR; translated from the coding sequence TGCACGGCTTTGCCGGCTCATCTGAAGAGTGGCGCCCGACGGGCCGGCTGCTGGCGCGGGCAGGGTATCGCGCCATCGCCGTTGACGGGTTGGGCTTCGGGCGCTCCGATAAACCCGCCGACGCGCCCTACTCGCTGGAACTGTCGGCCCGGCTCTATGCCCGGCTGATCGAGCGCCTCGGTATGGGAGCAGCGCACATAGTGGCCCACTCGATGGGAGGCAAATACGCCATCGCCACGGCCCTGCTGCACCCCTCCGCCGTGCGCAGCCTCACCCTGGTGGATAGCGACGGCTTCAGCGAACCCTCGCCCCTGACACGGGCCGGCGGCTGGCCGCTCGTCGGCCCGGCGTTGCTCTGGCTCTCCGCCCGGCCGGCAGTGGTGCGGGCCATGCTCAGCGCCGCTTTCTACGCCCCTGAACGCCACCTCACCGCCGAGATCCTCGAACGGGGCCGGGCGGCCCTCATCGGCGCCGATAACCGCCGCGCTCTAACCGCCCTCAGCCGTCGCTACGACGCCACCGACCTGGGGCGCACCGGCCTCCGCGACCGCCTTGGCGAACTGCGCGCGCCTACCCTGTTGGTCTGGGGCGAAGCCGATCAGGTCTTTCCCCTGGAGACCAGTCAGCGGGCGCTGGCCATTCCCGGCGCGCGCCTGGTCGTATTCCCGCGCTGCGGCCACTTCCCCCAGATCGAGGCGGCGCGCGCCTTCCATGGCCTGCTGCTGGGTTTCCTTGCCGGCGTCGAGCGCGCTACCCTTGTCGCCGCAGCCGCGCGATGA